TGGCGAGGACGCCACGGCAGATCGCTTCGGCCCTCGCCAAGTCGTCGTCGGCGGCCGCGGCGCGGGCTTGGGCGAGGGCGCCATCGGGGCTGGCGGTATCGGCTGTCATGGCGGGCGACTATACCGGACGGAAGCCCCGGAATCCGGTATCGCGTGTTTGGTAAAGCTCGGCCACCAGGTCGAGCGAAGCCTGGCGCTGGTGCTGGTGGTAGTTCTCCAGCAGCCGCCGGTTGGCATCCTGCAGGCAGGCATAGAACTGATCGTCGCTGAGCTCGGTGAAGTTGACGGCCAAGAGGTCGGCGTTGAGGTGCTTGTTTTCGTAGAAATCCTCGGGCCCGGCCAGCAGGCCGCGCTCGATGGCCTCGTAGTAAAGCGGCGAGCCGGGGTAGGGGGTGACCGGGCGGATGGTCCGAATTTCGCAACAGTCGTCGTACTTGAGCAGGAATTCGACGGCTTGGCGCAACGTTTCCGGGGTATCACCGATGCTGCCGAAGATCATGTTCAGGCACCAGCAGGTTGTCGCGGATGCCTTCGACGCTGGCGATGTCTTTGATGCGCGAGGCGGCTGCGCCGGCCTCGAGGGTGCTGCCCGAAAGCAGGATCAGGGCCAATGGCAAAGCCAGCAGCAGCCTCGCGAGGGACCTCGGGTGCGGCTTGCCGGGCTGGTCCTTGGGCTGGAAATGGCTGTTGAAAATGCTGGCAACGCTGATCATGATCTGGTCCAAATCCCTAGTGGCGCGTTTTGTCGACCTTGGGCGGCACACTTGCCAACCACGACGTAGCGAATTCTGTGCCACTGTGGTGTAGATCTAAGTAATTGGAAAATAACAAAAAAAATTATGGATCTGAGGCCGGCGCCGAAACCCGGCGGGGGTCCGGTAAGGACTGCCGCCAGGGCCGGAATATTTTGCCCAGGCGATGGCTTTACCGGTTCTTAACGAAGCCGATAGATGCTAAACAAGAATTAGGCGCCATTATCCGGAACTGGTTCGCCCATGAAGATCGACGGCACGGGACCGATCCGTCCCGGAACCTCGCCCACGCGCGGCAAGAAGGTCGGTGACAAAGGCGAGAAATTCGCCAAGCATATCGCCGCTTCCGAAGACGAGGCAGCGACGGCCGCGGTCAGCAGCACTGGCCCCCTTACGGCCGTCGATGCGTTGCTTTCACTGCAAGAGGTTCCGGACCCCACCAGTGGCCGCTCGCGCGGGCTGAAGCGGGCCGAGGATATGCTCGACCATCTCGACTCCATTCGCCATGGCCTGCTGCTGGGCTCCATTCCGCGCGACAAGTTGGACGGTCTATTGGCGGTGGTGCGTGAGCAGCGTGAAGATATCGATGATCCCCGCCTGGCCGAGGTGCTCGATGAAATCGAGCTGCGGGCGGCGGTTGAATTGGCCAAGCTCGACCAATTGACCTGAGCCCCTTGTCGGCGGCCTCCCGGCCAGGCCACCTCCAGCAATTTTTTTCTGCACTCGTGCTTGCGGGCACGGTGCCGGATTCATATACTCCGCGCCGGTCGCACAAGAGATCGATACTGATGGGGTGAAGGTTTGGTCAAACGTCTACCTAAGGGTTATCGCCCGTCCAAGAGCGAATCCTTTATGAACGGCAAGCAGCGCGAATACTTCCGGCGCAAGCTGGTGGAGTGGCGCGACGACCTGCTCAAGGATTCGAACCAGACGCTGCAGCACCTGCAGCAGGACAGCGCCCAGGAACCTGACATCGCCGATCGCGCCTCGGCCGAATCCGAGCGCGCACTCGAGTTGCGCACCCGGGACCGCGAACGCAAGCTGCTGGGCAAGATCGACGATGCCCTGAAACGCATCGAGTTCGGCGATTATGGCTTTTGCGAGGAGACGGGTGAGCCGATCAGCCTGAAACGCCTGGAGGCCCGCCCCATCGCCACGCTGTCGATC
The sequence above is drawn from the Alphaproteobacteria bacterium genome and encodes:
- the dksA gene encoding RNA polymerase-binding protein DksA, whose product is MNGKQREYFRRKLVEWRDDLLKDSNQTLQHLQQDSAQEPDIADRASAESERALELRTRDRERKLLGKIDDALKRIEFGDYGFCEETGEPISLKRLEARPIATLSIEAQERHERRERAYRDE
- a CDS encoding flagellar assembly protein FliX, translating into MKIDGTGPIRPGTSPTRGKKVGDKGEKFAKHIAASEDEAATAAVSSTGPLTAVDALLSLQEVPDPTSGRSRGLKRAEDMLDHLDSIRHGLLLGSIPRDKLDGLLAVVREQREDIDDPRLAEVLDEIELRAAVELAKLDQLT